AAAGTTGAAGAAGTAAGGGTCGCGGCTAGCTTTTGTATTGATTTTAGCTTAGTTTTTAGTTcgttctattttattttaaggaccTTGGAATGGTTTGTAATTGAGTTTTCTTGACTACATGTATggaatttctttcttcatttttcttttgaattatgCGTTTGTTGCCATCACCGATATTACTATTACTGCGAATCTCGTGGCTTGTGAATTAGTTATCCCAACGGGTATGAATGGTTGTgcatataatatatttgaaattaatttcctAAATTCTAACTTACCGGTGTCAAGGGGACGCTTAGTTTGCGTCTACCCATATTTCTAGGGGGCTAAGTCCATAATCCGAGGTGCCGAGCGTGCACTTAGGCCCTATCTACAGTTTTTACGaatcttgaagtagctagtttccccataggtttgagtccgagggaccatgcaagaccttggttccgtctagtacttagattttcttggagtagctagttttcccataagtttgaatccgaggaccatgcaagaccttggttttctctaatacttaaattttcttggagtagctagtttccccatagatttgagtccgaggaccatgcaagacattggttctgtctagtacttagattttcttggagtagctagtttcctcataggtttgagtccgaggatcatgcaagaccttggttctgtttagtACTTAGGttttcttggagtagctagtttccccataggtttgaatctgaggaccatgcaagaccttggttctatctagtacttaggttttcttggagtagctagtttccccataggtttgagtctgaggaccaccttggttctgtctagtacttagacaGTTGCCAGAATAAGAGACGCGTAATCAGGATGGACTTAAAATTTGAACTAGATAAAcgcttttattaataataatacattctcaggttatttacattccatggctAAGGTATAGCTctttcatctaagtcttctaggtAGTATGCTCCTATTCTCGCAACTGAAGTAATTCGGTATggcccttcccaattgggcccaaACTTTCGCCATGATGGGTTTTTGGCAGCACCCATAACTTTCCTTAGCACTAAGTCCCCTGGTGCTAGCGGTCTAAGCTTCACACTGGCATCATATCCCTGTTTAAGCTTCTGGTGGTAATAGGCCAACTGGACCATTACCTTTTTCTCTTTGTTCGTCGATCAGATCTAGGTTCTTCCCCAGTAGTTTTTCGTTACTGTTCGGGGTGAAGGAGCTCATCCTGAGCGTTGGGAAGTTTGCCTCCAAAGGGATAACAGCCTCGGCCCTATAGGTCATGGCAAAAGGTGTCTCCCCCGTTGACCACCGTGGTGTagtccgataagtccataagacgtgtGGCAGCTCTTCCACCTATCTTTCCTTGGCGTCATCCAGCCTCTTCTTAAGCCCGTTAACTATGACCTTGTTGACAGTCTCGGCTTGCCCGTTTCCCTGAGGATAGGTTGGAGTTGAGTACCTGTTAGTGATCCCTAGCTCGTAGCTCGTAGCTGAAGGCTTTGCTGTCTGAAAGGCTTTCCATTGTCGAAAATGAGGGTGTGAGGGTGTGAGGAACTCCGAATCGTGTAACAATgtttctccagatgaatttcttaGCGTCCACATCCTTGATGTTAGCCAGGGGTTCAGCCTcgacccacttggtgaagtaatctgtgCCGACCAGTAGATATCTCTTATTTCCTGTTGCCTTTGGGAAATGTCCCACAATATCCAGGCCCTACTGGGCGAACGACCATGGACTGGACAGAGGATTGAGGGTCCCACCTAGCTGATGAATATTCGGGGCgaacctttggcactggtcACACTTTTTAACATACTCCAGGGCTTCCTTCTGCATCCCCATCCACCGGTATCCCTAGGTAATGGCTCTGTGCGATAGAGATCTTTCTCCTATGTGACTCCCATAGATCCCTTAGTATAGCTCTTCAAGTAGTAATTTTGATGCCTTAGGGTGGACACACAGTAAATATGGCCCGAAATATGAGCGTTTGTATAATTTGTGGTCCTCGGACAACTAGAACCGAGGAGCTTTTTTTTCGTATTTTCTTTACCTCTGACTTTTCCTCGGGTAAAATGTCATCTTTGAGGAACCTCACCACAGGGTCCATCTAGCTGGGGCCCACTCTAACCTCATGAACATGGACCATGTTTTTGGCTACTTCATTCGCTTTGTCCAGATGCTTGACGAGAATAATTCAGGGCAGATCCCCtgctgaggaggtggcaagcgTGGCCAGTGAATTTGCATGAGTGTTTCCGCTCCTGGGGATGTGCGACAAGCTGAAAAAGTCGAAACCCGGCTGTAAGCGTTTGACCCGGCTTAAGTACTCTTGCATCCTTGTATCCCTGACCTCTAATTCTCCTTTTACCTGGCCCACTACCAGTCTCGAGTCCGAGAACATTTCCACtgcttttcctcccattttctgtGCCATGGCGATTCCTTGTAGCagggcctcatactcggctttGTTGTTCGTGACTGAGAACCCAAGTTTCAGGGACTTCTTTATGATGGCTTCCTCGGGAGATATTAGGACTAGCCCCACTCCAGATCCCCTTTAATTTGCTACGCCATCAACGTACACCTTCCAACATGGGGGTCCTGGTGTAGAGATCACTCTAACCGGTTTTCCATTCATGTTCTGCTCCTTTGCCACTATTTCTATTGGGGGTTCAACGAATTCGGCTACTAAGTCAGCTAGGACCTGGCCTTTTATAGAGGTTtgaggcatgtatttgatgttgAAAGCTCCTAGAATTGTGCTCCAGTTGGCAATCCTTCCAGTGTAATCAGCGGTTCGCAGTACAGACTTCAAAGGTAGTTGGGTTAGAACAACCACTGTTTgggcttggaaataatggggaagctttcgcGTAGCGTGGACCACATCCAGTATGGCTTTCTCTAGGGGTAGGTATCTGACCTCAGCTTCATGTAACGACTTACTCACGTAATAGACCGGCTTTTGGATGCCACTTTCATCCCGTATTAGCACCAATCTCACGGCATGGGGGGCTACAACAATGTATGCGTACAGAACTTCATCGGcttcagggctggacatgataggtggccggGATAGGTAATCCTTGAGTTGCTGGAAGGCCATAACACATTCCTCAGATTACtcaaaccccttccacttgttgatcaagaGATAGAACGGTTTACATCTATCTGCCGACCTGGAAATGAATCGATTGAGGGCTGCAATCATCCCAGTAAGCTTTTGgacattttttgtgttttgtggcGGTTTTAGGTCGTTTGTAGCCTTGATCTGGTCGGAGTTAACCTCGATTCCCATATGAGTAACCATGTAGCCTAAAAACTTGCCTGACCCCACGCTAAATGAGCACTTGGAAGCATTCAGGCGCAGCTTATGCTTCCTCAAGACGCCAAAGGTGCTGCCGAGGTCCCCTAAATGCTCgaacaccactttactcttcaccaccatgtcatcgaCATAGATTTTGATGCTCTTGCCCAAATGTGGTTCGAACATTcttgtcatcatcctttgataagtgGATCCCGCATTCTTCAGATCAAACAGCATCACCTTGTTGTAGTAATTCCCAGTTGGTGTCATGGAGGCCATTTTCTCCTGATCCTCCAGcgctagtggtatttgatgatagccttgaaagACATCTAAGAAgttcatccgaggatggcctgCTGTCGCATCCACTAGCTGGTCTATCTGAGGCATAGGGAACGGGTCCTTAGGGCACGCCTTATTTAAGTTTGTGAAGTCCACGCAAACTCGCCATTTCccacttttcttcttgaccaccATAGTGTTGGCcagccattcggggtaaaagaattttttgaTAGCCCCAGCATGCTTAAGCTTCGCCACTTCGTCCCTAATCGCATCGACATGCTCTTTTGATGGGCGAcgaggtggttgcttcttgggaGTGATGGCCGGGTTGATATTGAGGTGATGGTAGATGAAGGATAGGTCGATCCCGGGGGCATCGCAGGCATCCCATGCAAATATGTCAATATTTCTTTTAAGGAACTCAATCAGCTCATCCTTCTCCTGAAGAGGCAGCTAAGCCCCTACTTGGAAGAATTTCTCCGGGTCATCGCCAATAACCGCCTCTTCTAGATCTTCACATTTCGCCTCCTCGGTAGTTGTGTCAGGAGGCGAAACCGGGGCCTTTTATCTTCTTAGCGGAGGCCGAGGACTCCGCATCTAGCTGATGTGAGACGGCTGCTACTACGCATTGCCTCGCCATGGGTTGGCAACCATGGATTTCAAAAACTTGGTCCCCTGACAAGAATTTCACCTTCTGGTGCAACGAGAAAGCAACAGCTCCTAAGGTGTAGAGCCAGGGCCTACCAACGATGGCCGTATAGGGGGAGTAGGTGTCTACCACGATGAAGTTCACCTCTATTATCTCTGGACCGATTTGAATGGGCAGCCTAATTATGCCCATTGGGATGACAAGCTTCTCGTCGAAGCTCATCAGAGGGGAGTTATAGGGCATCAAATCTTTTGGTTTTAGCCCTAGCCCCTTGTAAAGGTCGAGGTACATAACCTCGACCGCGCTGCTGTCATCCACCATCACTATTTTCACATCGTAGTCTCCGATTCTGAGGGTGATTAGTAGCGCATCATCATGGGGTTGGATGGTCCCGATCTTATCTTCCTccgaaaaactcaaaacaggACGAAAGTTCATTTTGGCCCTCTTCAGCCCTGGTTGGGACTCATCGGGAGGCAGTTGAGCCACCGCTAATACTCGTACAGGGTGCGTGCCTATTCTCCCTGGCACTGCCACGATTATATTGATCGTTCTTGCGGGTGGCCTTAGGGTAGGATCCCTCATGGCTTCTTGATGGCTTTGATgaccactggaatgatgcaaAAGGTGTTTCAGCTTTCCTTGCCGGACAAGCTGGTCCAAGTGGTTCCAGAGGTTTTTACAGTTCTCCgtggtatgcccatggtcttggtggtattggcaataaaaGTTCTGATCGTGCCTCGAGGGTTCCCCCACCATCTTATTCAGCTACCTAAAGTatggtttgttttttattttctccaaAACCCGATGTACTGGTTCTCGGAATACGGCGTTGACAGTCTGTGCATTGGTTGTTCCGGGTTGCCCTACAAAGTCCCTCCTCGGGCGGTTGCTGCTATACCGGTCCGACCTAAAATCCCTTCTttcctgagggataaccttctcttttcctcttcccTGCAACTGGTCCTCCTCCACTCGcttgtacttgtcaatccgaTCCATCAGTTGGCACATGCTGGTGGTGGGTTTGCCAGTCAAAGACTTCCGCAGGCCGTGATCGACTGGGAGACTATTTTTGAAAGTGATAATGGTGACGTCGTCAAAGTTGTCTTCCATTTCATTGTACGTCTCCCAATATTTGTCCGAGTAGGCCTTTAAGGTTTCTCCGTCATGCATGGATAATGACAACAAAGCGCTTAAAGGCCGAGGGGTTCTGCGGTTCGTAATGAAACGGGAGCCAAAAGCTTGGGTTAGCTGCCTAAACGAATCTATGGAGTTTGTCTTTAGACCATTAAACCACCTCATTGCCACTAGTCCCAAGCTGGGTGGgaaaaccttgcacatcagCGCCTCGTTCCTAGAATGGACAGCCATCCTTTGGTTgaactggctcacatgctccaccgGGTCTGTTCTACCGTTGTAAATGGTGAAGGTTGGCTGCTAGAACGGTTGAGGAAGAATGGCCCCTTCTTTGTGATGCGTGAAAGGTGACTTGGAGAGTTGATCCAGTGCCCTACTCATgacatcgtttcccaagcccctacGAGATGGGCTTCTGTGCCTACGCCTCCGGTAGTGTTCTTCTTCATGGGAGAAGGTCTCACTTGGGGGAGTTCTCGATTTTCGTCTATAGTCGTCGTCACTTTCATCATCGGAGGGCGCGTAAAGCTTGGAACGAGATTGCCTTTGCTGTGCATGGTGCAGCTTTCTTTTCAAATCGTCTATTTCTCGCTACATGGACCGCTTATCGTTCTGTTTCTGAGACATATGACTCCTAACTTCTTCTGATTGCGGGGCTCGGTTGTTATTTCGTCTCTGAAGCACGTGGTTGCCAGCGCGAGAGTGGCTCCTGCTGGTTTGAGTGTTGTTTACGCTTCCCTCTTGAAACCTTCCATTCTCTTCATTTTGATCACGCTCGAGGTTAAGGAAGTTACCCTGTTGTTGGGATTTGGCTGGTTCGAGCTGATGGGAGCCTGCTTGATGAGGGCCTGATCCTACCATGCCGGATCGTTGTCCTTACTAACACATAAgtttttcccacagacggcaccaattgtaaggagTGGGTTTGAGTGCTCATTCTATTGGACGAAAGGTCTTAAGCCCAACtggcccaatacaatgaatttttaaagaatgggtttaagaactagACACGGTTAGGTGCGGACTGACCAATAAGGAAATGGGTTCAAGTATAGGATGTTGTCCCCGGGTGTTTCATTCGAGGAACTtagtattcttcttcttctactttcaaTATTAGGTTACAATGGTTCTTAAGACCATGCAGACTGCTAcagttttctcctttttctctcttcctgtTCTTTTTTTGCAATTCCCCATTCTTgaagggtctctcacattatatacttctttccagTCGATCTTGACCCTCCACCTGTTGATTGTGTAGGTCATTACTCGAGTGTTcatcccatcagccaccttcctaaaccctctgtgagttgcagCAACCAAGGCCACattgttcaggggtcctttcctcattaatgcggccagaacgtTAGTTGGGCACGttcaatgtggaggtgacaTTTTTTCCTTGAACTGCTCCTACATCATACCCCCGTGTGTGTCCTACTGTACTCGTCCTTTTTTCGGGGAGTGCTCTGGGAGGCTAACTTTGATGGCATGTCGTTTTGTCCTTCTGGATTTTGGAATACCAAGGACGGGATCGTCCTCAGCaacatctctaggccatttggactttcattgtatgtCCTCGGGCATTTTCCTTTCCTCGGCGAAGGCCTTGGGCCCAATACAAAGTGGGCCGGGTCGCTAAGTTCTTTGGCCCACAGTTGtcactaggttttttttgttggaggatttgtgggtttgttaaattttggttgtttttatgtgtgattttgattggttttttaGATGATTTGTTGCAAATTTGGTAGATTTGGGTTGTGGTAATGGTGGCCTGTGGGCAGTGGAGGTAGCTGTGGGTTGTGGGTGGCAGTGGAGGTAGCtggggttttgggtttgctGTTCTTCAAAATCTTCATATGAGAGAGGAAGAGACAAATAAAGTGAGGTgggaagaaataatatttaaatgaataagtaaaaaaatagaatcataaatgttttgtaaagtgataaggtaaaataaataaagtaattttttatgatgctaaataactaaaaaaatagtttcaccAACGTGAATGCTCTAAGGACAAAACTTTATAGCATATAAGTTTTGACTTCAATCATCTTTTGTTCAACATGATAACCCACAGCCCACAGGACAGGTTCAAAATTATGTAGTTGAAGACCCATTTCGCTTATTTCATCCTGGGCCTCAGGGCATCAATTACGTGATGGCCTAATCGTTGGCTAATATCGTACTAAATTTCAATCATAGCTCGTTTTTAATGGTATTCCTTTTCCGCTGGATCTATCCATACTTTAAGACAAATCCCAAGCCCAGAATGCTCCAAAACTTTAAGCTAAAGACTGATTGTTTCTGCATTAGCTGACTTTTATGGAAATGGGGAATACTCCTTTTGCGTTGAGCATCAGAACATGTATAAAATTGGGCTGAGGAGAAATCTTAAAGCCATCACCAGATTATCGGAGGAGGTTGCCATTTTCTCGAATGGTCcggtttcaaatttcaatgattACTTggcaaaaaatgtaaaattttcctattaaaataaaatataaggaaTTACataatattacttaaaataaCAGTCACGGTAAAATACTTTATAAGACAACTTATAAAGTAGCTTAAGAAATTACCAAGTAACAAATTTTAAAGTCATATTCTCACATACTCCACACCTTACTAGACCAGCTAAAtacaaatttcaaaacaaaactaaaaatcaaacTAATACTACAAATAACAAAATGGATATTAATTTCTAGACGTCAAAATATTCAATTTATTCAAAGAACCTAGTTATAATTTTTAGCCTTTATGCTCTGCATCACAATATATTTATACTTATTCACGGATGTGTACGTTTTTGTAGATAAATTacattatatgatctataaatgTATTGAGTATAATCATTCTCACTtgtgttattaaaaaaaaaaaaaaattataaaagaaagaatataatCATTCTCTAGCAAACGTTTGTAGTAAATGATTCAACTGTATAACAAATAAGTTTTTGGAGGTTTGAGAATTTTGTATgagaaattttgcaaatcaCATCCAACCCattgaaattttgaagttaAAATATTGTCATGTGAGAAGGTGAGTAATTTGGAAAACATATTCATATATTCAAGACACTTCTCAAATTATTAGATCACGTGTAAATTgttagttaaatattatttgttgaaacaattatcaatatttacaagttacaacaaaaagaatcaaattttggtttcaaaacACACTTAGGGAAGCTTCCAAGTTAGCCTCAGTTTCagttttgttaaaattaagtTCATGTGGAACTTATCCATAATTTCTACTATATATAAGAATGTTATCTATtataccaaaaaagaaatattttctctatctcaaatgaaaatgaaacaaaggaagaagaacaaaaaaaaaaaaaaaacaactatacAAGACATTTATTCTTGCTTGCCAACTTAGATTTATTCGTTTCTCtatctcttttatttaatcttatTTATCCATGTCCTCCTAGCTTCATActaccattttctttttctatttttcattttttttttaaactgtccttttgttgttttctcaATGTTAACAAGAAAGGTAATTTAAAAATTCTGCAGAATTTAGTCTTTAGCTTTGAAACATCCAAATTTGAagttcaatatttttttcaaaggaaTGCATCATTAATAAATTCTTACTTTTTTCATGCCACCAACCAATTCACCATTATGCTTAGGACATTTTAACTTTCTAAAATGTAAAACTTCAGCCAATGTGTTCAACATGACAGCCCTCAGGACGGGTTCAAAATTATTTAGCTGAAGATTGATTATGCTTATTTCATCGTGGTGTAGATGACACGATGGCCTGATTGTTGGCCAGTATTACACTGAAGTTAATAGCTCATTTTTACTGCTTTTCCTTCTTGGGCTGGATCTATCCATATTAAGACAAAACCAAGCCCAAATGTTGAACTTTTTTGGGTTGGTGGTGGGGTTTTCTGTATTGGCTGGCTTTTGTGGAAATACAGCCTTTGTGTTGAGCATCAGAAAATGTACAATTTGTGTTGAGCATTAGAACATGGGTTACTAATCACAGTTAGATAATTCAAATGTGTTGAGCGTTAGAACATGTGTTGGGCATCAGATTATCAGAGGAGGTTACCATTTCCTTGAGGAGTAGCATTAGAGGTACTTTATCTAAGCACTAGGTAAATACTTATAGCAAGAAGAATCCAATTTTGGCTTCAAAACTTATCTAATAATAAAACTTCCAAATTAAtctcaatttcaattttgttaaaactaaTTTCATATAGGACTTATCTATAACTTTTACTATATATAAGATTACTATTCATcatatcaaaaaagaaatattttctccatctcaaaagaaaacaaaacaaaaaaagaacaaaataaataaatagacaagacatttattctttcttgccCACTTAGATTTACACgattttctttctaatttatttaatctttttttttttaacatgtatatATAAGGTAAAAACATGATATGAAGTCAGGACAAAACTTCATACCGTACAAGTTTTGACTTCATATCATCTTTTTGTTCAACATGATAGCCCACAGGACAggttcaaaattatttatttcatcCTGGGCCTCATGGCATCGACAACGTGATGGCCTAATCATTGGCCAATAGCGCACTAAATTTCAATCATAGctcatttttaattgttttcctttttgggcTGGATCTATCCGTAAGACAAATCCCAAGCCCAAATGCACCGAACGTTGAactttttttgggttggttggTGGTGGGGTTTTAATTTCTAGAGATCAAAATATTCAATTTATTCAAAGAAAGTAggcaaggaatttttttttttttttttaatgatagttttttatcattagaccaagatcTAGGCAAATAATTTATTGGATGTTTGGTAGGTAAGTTCAAACATACTTTTGagcattttaaacaatattatacacatttttacacatttttttactcacacgtatatcaaaaacactcaaacaacattacttaAATTCCTCTACCAAAcaccattttttgttttttattttatttttttgaaccaaagtttcccaattaaattcaaccaccTAGTTGTTTtgaccaataaactaagtagtATTACTATTTACAACTACATTTCAAATTTAATGCAGCTATGTTAAGGTACTATATTCAAGTTTACCCCTACAGTAAATGGCAattgattattttgaaaatttgcatGTGATTAACTTATAATTGATATTAAGTAAAAacatgaattcaagaaaatagtGTTATAAAAAGTAATTGAGTGATATGACTTATATCAAAGCAACTTTAAATATAACATATACTTTAGCAATAATATgtctattaaaaatataatgttaattcaagtgcaataaaattttactacatttaacttttatatgaaaaattttaagcaaacAAAGCAACCTATTGCTTATGAATAGCGATAGAAATACACACATgacaaaatttgtaaaaacaattatcaataCTGATAGCAAAAA
This genomic stretch from Quercus lobata isolate SW786 chromosome 3, ValleyOak3.0 Primary Assembly, whole genome shotgun sequence harbors:
- the LOC115980992 gene encoding uncharacterized protein LOC115980992; translated protein: MAVHSRNEALMCKVFPPSLGLVAMRWFNGLKTNSIDSFRQLTQAFGSRFITNRRTPRPLSALLSLSMHDGETLKAYSDKYWETYNEMEDNFDDVTIITFKNSLPVDHGLRKSLTGKPTTSMCQLMDRIDKYKRVEEDQLQGRGKEKVIPQERRDFRSDRYSSNRPRRDFVGQPGTTNAQTVNAVFREPVHRVLEKIKNKPYFR